The Helicoverpa armigera isolate CAAS_96S chromosome 18, ASM3070526v1, whole genome shotgun sequence genome has a window encoding:
- the LOC110379199 gene encoding uncharacterized protein LOC110379199 has translation MGCYCVFVIIFCVFIISADCKNIFGHGDGPSDDFSHHEKPTKEKSRRNVVTIPTYGIYLIGFTMLLMLLALIGLSVALYLLRNNKQLFGPNVNSKQYVRQESTGVVPLYNSNYDENNKNNGSTLTVNSGVIEISESRISEPETPVRIEETKITFTKKPINPIVPVMPRGQMDAICKEVLKRVQKTDSASFRDLNELLNIKNEEKSEDKCDIVEESPKELKEEENIESKIKAFEKVEAQKPKLEMEVATKPELEKESKIEIEKAIKEEKETKPTNEIENKLQPEEKNEVQIEIPKVEIDKSAEVSDSETEYDTVPSPIPYRHSGPDVEIDDGFQLYDLPPRRSHEGVLKNLIQMDQDSDYLLALSTEGLDACYVNAKTPKLN, from the exons ATGGGGTGTTACTGTGTttttgtgattatattttgtgtttttattataagtgctgattgtaaaaatatttttggacatgGAGATGGGCCTTCTGACG ATTTTAGTCATCACGAGAAACCAACTAAAGAGAAATCTCGCCGAAATGTCGTCACAATACCAACTTATGGAATATACTTAATAGGGTTCACAATGCTCTTAATGCTTCTAGCTTTAATCGGCTTATCAGTGGCATTGTACTTACTCCGCAATAACAAACAACTATTCGGACCAAATGTCAACAGCAAACAGTATGTAAGACAAGAGTCTACGGGAGTTGTACCACTATACAATAGCAATTAtgatgaaaataacaaaaataatggaaGCACACTAACGGTCAATAGTGGTGTCATAGAAATAAGTGAGTCAAGAATAAGTGAACCAGAAACCCCTGTACGTATAGAAGAGACCAAAATTACGTTCACAAAGAAACCTATTAATCCAATAGTCCCAGTAATGCCTCGAGGACAAATGGACGCAATTTGTAAAGAGGTTTTGAAAAGAGTGCAGAAAACTGATTCAGCTAGTTTCAGGGATTTGAACGAACTTTTGAATATAAAGAACGAAGAAAAGTCTGAGGACAAATGTGATATAGTGGAGGAATCTCCAAAAGAACTCAAAGAAGAAGAGAACATTGAATCAAAGATTAAAGCATTCGAGAAAGTCGAAGCTCAAAAACCCAAATTAGAAATGGAGGTCGCAACAAAGCCAGAACTCGAAAAAGAGtcaaaaattgaaattgaaaaagctATTAAGGAAGAGAAAGAAACTAAACCAAccaatgaaattgaaaataaattgcaacCCGAAGAAAAAAATGAAGTGCAGATTGAAATCCCTAAAGTAGAAATTGATAAATCAGCAGAAGTCAGCGACTCGGAGACTGAATATGACACAGTTCCTAGTCCTATTCCATATAGACATTCTGGTCCTGACGTTGAAATCGATGATGGTTTCCAATTATATGATCTTCCACCTAGAAGGAGTCATGAGGGAGTTCTTAAAAATCTAATTCAAATGGACCAAGATAGTGATTATCTTTTAGCTCTTTCAACTGAAGGCTTAGATGCCTGTTATGTCAACGCCAAAACACCAAAATTGAATTag